ACCAAATCCCCGCCTGGTCAAATAGCAGAGGCTTACGGGTCGGTGGAGCAGTTGCAAGTTGCTGGGAGAGGATGGGACTCGGTTCTACCCGTTGGACAACGCCCGTGACCGTTAAATCCCGTTCGCGATCGTTGGGATCACAGATCAGGCGAAACTGCCACTGGTACAGACGATCTGTCTCCAGGGGAGCTTGCGCAGTGGGCAAGGGAACGGCCACAACCCCCGGCGTTTGCGCCACCGTCACCGTATGGCGATAGAGAGATTGTCCACTGGCCATGTCCCGGAGGATGAGTTCCGCCTTGTGCTCCGCATGGGTAGGGATATAAAAATAAAGGGTTGGGTAGGCTGAGATCGTCCGGCCACTACTCCCCTCTGGCATGAGGGCCGTTAGCCGTTGGGTTCCCTCCGTGGGACAACTGCCCCGGGTTGCGCCTCCTTCGCGATTACCGGGTGCCTGGAGGTTGGCGATCGGAAACCGACTTTTATTTGTGTTGCTAGTTGTGCTGCGGTTGCTGGTCACCGGAGTTAGGGGAGGTTGGCGTATTGGCGTTGGGTGGGATTGGGCATGAACCGCCGCCAGACTGCCTAGCCAGAGGGCAAGATCCAGGATGACAAAAGCGGCTACCCGCGTTGGGCTAGAGAATACGAACTGTTTCATAGGGGTTGACCCATAAGACAAGTTGACACATCCGATCAAAATCCGATCAAAATAGGGCAGTATGTAACGAAAGCCTGAGCCAGCCTCCTGGTAAGCCGGAAAGTGCCCGCTGATTACCCCTGCTGCCTTCAAAAAACCTTCAAGAAACGATCCATGATAGGGAAGTACTTTCCGGATTCGTTGGAATCTCTCGCGATCGGGGGCATGGCGATGCCCCGATTCTCATGTTCTAGTGGGACAAGGACTCAGGATCGGTCATGCAGGTTCCCTGAACCGAGATTACCGTCAGTCAAGCCCCCTGGTCAGCCATTCCTAAGAGGATAAAAGCTAGTCGCTGAAAGAGAGTCAAAGATAGCCCGAATAGATTTTAGTCCTCTATTCTGCATCTATACCATCGTTACCATCGTCGTCTATATCATCGTCTGTTCTCTCGATAGTCTTGACACTTCAGTGTAAGGACCCCGTCCGGGCAGCACATCCTTCTCCTGGACGAAGCGCTTATCCACCAACGGGTTAGACCCATGCGTTCTTCTTTGCTTGCTAAACTTCGCCACCGTTGGCCCTGGTTATCCGGGGGCACCGACGGTTGGGGCCAACATCTGCAAAGCTTGTTCTTGACGGCGTTGGTGGTGACGGCGCTGGTGGTGGGTTTACGCCAGGTAGGCTGGTTACAGTTTTTTGAATTGTGGGGCTACGATACCCTGGTGCGACTGCGACCGGATGAAGGCCCCGACGATCGCCTGTTGGTGGTAGGTGTTGAGGAGGCTGATCTCCAGGGGCTGCGGCAATTTCCCCTGCATGACGGCACGATCGCGAAACTCCTGTCGATCCTGGCCAGCTACAGGCCGAGTGCGATCGGGTTAGACATCTACCGCGATCTGCCCCAAGGGACGGGGAGCGCAGAGCTAGGCCAGCAGTTTCAACGGCATGACAATATTTATGCCGTCTGCAAACTCAGTGATGTGACCAATCCTGGGGTACCCCCCCACCCCCAGTTGCCACCGGAACAGATTGGTTTTGCGGATATCCCCGTAGACCCCGGTGGCATTTTACGACGGGGCCTGTTGATTGCTATCCCACCAAAGCCGCAAATGCGTTTGCAGACGACCCGTCTCGATCATGTCTGCAATGATCCGGAGGCACAACTGGTTTCCCTGGCGATGCAGTTAACCCGGCATTATCTGGGCGATCGGGGCCTTGAACTCAGCGTCACGCCAACGGAGCAGCTTCAGTTTGGCAACACGGTCATTAATCGCCTCAAACCGAATACAGGGGGATACCGTAACCTGGAAGCCAGCGGCTATCAGGTATTGATTAATTATCGATCGGCGAGACAAGCCACGCGCCAGATTACCCTATCTGAGGTGCTCCACGGCCAATTGCCGCCGGAGTGGGTGCGCGATCGGGTGGTTCTGATTGGCTATACCGCCAGCAGTGCCAAGGATGATTTTTATACTCCTTTCAGTGCCGGTTTACACGAGAGTCAAAAAATGCCAGGGGTAGTCATCCATGCCCAATTGGTGAGTAGCCTGTTGAGTGCAGTGCTGGATGGGCGACCCCTGATCTGGGTATGGCCGCTGTGGGGTGAGTGGATGTGGATCGGCAGTTGGGCCATTCTGGGCGGATTAGTGGGCTGGCGAGTGCGCCATCCCCTGGGCTATACGCTGCTGTCTATTCTGGCAATGGGGATTCTGGCAGGGACCTGTCTGGGCCTGTTGATCCTGGGGGGCTGGATACCGCTGATTCCGCCTGCGCTCTCGTTTCTGGGAACAGCGGGGAGTATGGTTTTAGTCGATCGCTATGGGAAGGCGGTGAGCAAGCAGGTGAAGAAGCTGCTCAAGATTGACATCCAGATCGATCAGGAGAAAAAAGCCAAGGAGGTAGAAACGATTCTCCAATCAGAGACGTTCCAAAAGCTCCAACAACACAAGCAGAAATTTCGCCAGCGTCAAGATAACAGCCCTCCCAACCACGCGGTTGTTCCGCCGGTACCAGGGGTAACGCCTCCGGCGAACACCCCAGAGACCTCAACCACGGACACGGCGTCTACACCCAGCCATGAGCCACCTGTGCCTGCCCCAGATACCGCCTCTGGCACTCCCCATAAGCCGACGACTCCTGATACGGCAGCCGGGGAAGACTACTTTAGCCAACTGGCTCAACGCGGCAAGCGCCTGAAAAAGTCGGATTCAAATCTTGACACCTGATCGCGCCTGTCTAAGCCGCTGCAACCCGCTGTTCAATGACATGGGTGGCACTGATCCATTCGCCTTTGTCGTTATAGCTCCGAATCAACCGCTGGCGTTCTGTGGGTGAGACCAGCCAGCCGACTTCGACAAAAAATGCCTGTCGAAGCTGGAGCTGGGGTGGAAAATGGCTGGAGGTTCCGTCGGGCAGGAGCAGGATGTGCCGACCAGAGTCAAACACCAGTCGGTGCCCCTCAATGCGGGCGGTTGTCGTGAGGGTGTGATTGCCAAAGGTCAACTGCTGGTGTAATTGGTCATCTGCGATCGGTTTAATCACCAGGTGGGTGGCGGTGGTCTCTGTGGGTTGCCAGTCGGCGTAGGCTGTTGTGGCGACACCCTGCCATTCCCCCAGGAGTTGATCCACAGTCAGGGGAGGACGTTCGATCGCAGCAGTTCCCTGGCGAAATTCCCGGATTAAGACCTGGCTGCTGAGTTGCCCTTGGCGATCGAAGAGTTGGACAAAGCGCAGGCGGCGATCGTCGGTCACAAACCCGTACTCGGCCCCAAATTCTGCATAGGGGGCAAACTGGAGGGACCCCTTCGAGAAGGCCCCCGTCTCGAAGAACACGGCTTGTTTACCCAGCGTCTGGTATGTCTGGGCATGGTCAGCAATGGGTGAGCCGCCATACCCCTCTGGCCCAAACCGCTGTAGCCGGAAGTGAACAATCTGGTTATCGTTTTCCCCGCGTAGGGTCAGCAGCGAGGGGGTGGATTCCCCCAGTTCACCCGTTGGTGAAACCTGGGTAAATGATCCCTGCCACTCGCCGAGATTTTTGAGGAAGTTTTCCCAGTTGTGTTCCATCATGGCCTGTGCCGACCCCAATTTCATTGATTGCAGATTATTGCAGATTATTGCAGACCATCTTTAACCCAATGGTTTCTGGACGATTTCTGGCTGAAACAGGCCGATCGCTAGGCGATCGGCTGATCCCATTTTCGCACTGGATGGGTAGTCAATTCTGACGGAAGGTCATAGGATAAGTCCCTAGCGCTCACTCAACACCCTAGCTCCTATGGATGTTCCCCTCACGCTTCCTGGCAGGCGGTCCCTGGTCCATTGGCGACGGACGCTCGGACGTGCTTGCCGCCGCCGCCTGTTGTCGTTGCTCTTTGTCCTGTCCTTCTGCACCACCTTCCTGGTTACCACCCCCACGCCAGCGATTACCCAACTGCCGCGCCCGGAGATTCGGGGCGTGTGGATCACAACTAATGATGCCCCCGTGGTGCGCGATCGCCTCAGGCTGCAAGCAGCTATCCAGCAACTTAAGCAATTAAACCTCAACACCATTTATCCGGTTGTGTGGAATGCAGGCTATGCCATGTATCCCAGCCAAGTCGTTCAGGATCGGGGGATTCAGTCCTTCACCTATCTGGGTGTTGATGGCCAGGATACGCTGGCGGATCTGGTGGAGCAGGGACATCAGCACGGGATGCTGGTCATCCCCTGGTTTGAATTTGGCTTTATGACGCCTCCCAGTTCTGAGCTAGCCACAAAATACGCCCAATGGTTAACGCAAAAGGTTGATGGGGGTTATACCTCGATGAGTGCTGCTGGGGAAGTCATGTGGCTGAACCCCTTCCGGCCTGAGGTACAGCAATTCATCACCGATCTCGTGTTGGAAATTGTCACCAAGTACGACGTGGACGGCATCCAATTTGACGACCACACTTGCCTGCCCCATGAGTTTGGGTACGATTCCTATACCCTTGCGCTCTATCAACGGGAAACGGGCAATGCCGCCCCGCCGCCCAATAATCCCGCCTGGGTGAAATGGCGAGCAGATAAGATCACAGCTTTTATGGTGAAGTTACATGCGGCGGTGAAGGCGAATAAGCCCAACGTGATTTTCTCGGTTTCGCCCAACTATTACGATTTTGCTTACAAATTCCATCTCCAGGATTGGCTGGCCTGGATTCGGCAGGGAGCAGTTGATGAACTGGTGATGCAGGTTTACCGTCCTGATCTCGCCAGTTTTGTCGAGCAGATCAGTCGTCCAGAGGTTCAGGAAGCCCGCCAAAAAATCCCTACTGGCATCGGCATTCTCACGGGAACGCGTAATAATCCTATTCCCCTATCCCAAATTCAGGCGCAAGTCCGGGCGGTGCAGGAGCGCAATTTGGGGGTAGCTTTCTTTTACTACGAAAGTTTGCTCAACTATGCACCGGAGTCAGTCGCCGATCGCCATTCGGGACTTCAGGCCCTTTTCCTAGGCTCGACGCAGTAGGTGCGATCGCTGGCTTGAGCATTCAGGGCCGACCTGCGGGTTTGAGTAACAGGGCCAGTAGAGTACGCCAATAGGCCCACCGCCAGGGATTCAGGCGTAAACAGCGCCAACCTGCCTTTAAGGCTGTCCACTTTTGTCCTGACTGATGGTCTCGCCATGCCTGCCCGATCAGTTGCCCTTGAATATGGGCGATCGCGCTGGGTTGACCTTGGGCTGGAATGGCAGGGGGAATGGGAAGGGGCTTGCCGAGTTGGAGATCGTCCTGGCCTCTGGCTAGTCGTTGTTGTTGCAGTTGGCGGGCGATCGCTTCGTAACAGTTGCGTTCATAAGCTGATTTTGTATGGGTTACTGAGGTAGGGTGCAACCGATAGTAATACCAATTTTCGGGCTGGTACCAAACCCGGCACACTTCCCCTAGGCGTAGTTGTAAATCAATATCTTCGCCCGTGATAAAAAAGGACCGACACCCCTTGAGCGATCGCACAATCTCCGTACGCACCGCAAACGTACAAAAATGAGTGCGAACCTGCCCTTGTCGGAGTTCAGCAGTAATTTCTGTCGCTGGGTCTTCCGTCGCCAGGGTACTGACCAGGATACCGCGATCGTCGACGGTACTGAAACCGCCACAGATAGCCCCAAATTCTGGATGGTTCACTAACCAAGCGACCTGCCGTTGGATGCGTTGGGGAGGATAGAAATCATCGGCATCACAACGCATCAGGATATCTCCCTGAGCTGCCGCCAAACCAACGTTAAAGGTTATGGCAATGTTGCGGGCTTCACTGGTTAAGATCTGAATTCTAGGATCATTGAGGGCCTGGACTCTGGCAAGTGACTGATCCTCGGACCCATCATCAATGACGATAATTTCCCGATCAATACCCCTGTTCTGACGATCGTCATCCTCAAGGAGTGAAAGTAATGCCTGCGTGATAAAGCCTTCGGCATTGCGCATGGGGACAAGAATACTAACTAGAGGCATCAGGATCAGGGCCTTGCTGGACAGGGGGTAACGGCTTAATCAAGGCGACCACCAGCAGTTTCCAACCGGCGATCGCCCAGGGTAATTTCTGAATAGCTTTCAGACCATAGATAATGGCCGTTCGGCGCTGGCGACTGTTAAAAGCCCACCAGCCATACTGCAACATAAAGTGATGCTGGGAAGCGCGATCGGGTCCCGGTCGCCACGGATCACTCGCCTCAAAGTGTCCCTCAATCCCCCGTCGTTGCCAAGCTCGTTCACAAGCGATGCGACTACTTTGACGTTGTTGCTCACGGCACTGACCACTGACGGACTGGGTATGGAGACGATAACGCAAGAGCGGCTGCGGTAAGTTGGCCAGTTGACCGATTTCACCTAAGCGCAGCCAAAGGTCAATATCCTCAGCTTGAGCCAACGTTGTATCATATCCACCGATTTTGACTAATGCCGATCGCCGAATCATGGCAGCCGGGTGGCAAATACTGCCATGTCCAGCTAAAGCTGTGGCTTGGATTGCCTGATCGTCAATGGGAAGTTTGAGCCAAGTGAGATAACGATCCCGATCGTCGATGACCTCAAAGGCGCTGCCGACACACACGACAGCCGGTCTCTGGTCTAAAAAGTTAACCTGTTGTTGGAAGCGATCCGGCAAGGATATATCATCGGC
This DNA window, taken from Trichothermofontia sichuanensis B231, encodes the following:
- a CDS encoding DUF3598 family protein; this translates as MKLGSAQAMMEHNWENFLKNLGEWQGSFTQVSPTGELGESTPSLLTLRGENDNQIVHFRLQRFGPEGYGGSPIADHAQTYQTLGKQAVFFETGAFSKGSLQFAPYAEFGAEYGFVTDDRRLRFVQLFDRQGQLSSQVLIREFRQGTAAIERPPLTVDQLLGEWQGVATTAYADWQPTETTATHLVIKPIADDQLHQQLTFGNHTLTTTARIEGHRLVFDSGRHILLLPDGTSSHFPPQLQLRQAFFVEVGWLVSPTERQRLIRSYNDKGEWISATHVIEQRVAAA
- a CDS encoding DUF928 domain-containing protein; its protein translation is MKQFVFSSPTRVAAFVILDLALWLGSLAAVHAQSHPTPIRQPPLTPVTSNRSTTSNTNKSRFPIANLQAPGNREGGATRGSCPTEGTQRLTALMPEGSSGRTISAYPTLYFYIPTHAEHKAELILRDMASGQSLYRHTVTVAQTPGVVAVPLPTAQAPLETDRLYQWQFRLICDPNDRERDLTVTGVVQRVEPSPILSQQLATAPPTRKPLLFDQAGIWYEALQSIVELRHSDPSLATSQWVTLLQEVGLDPIAQKPIVSCCSPP
- a CDS encoding glycosyltransferase family 2 protein, which gives rise to MICNAEFIVGALHVPTINSGEPYSLYSVHTMSAPKIPIISVIMSVFNAEHFVAKAIESILAQTFTNFEFLIADDGSQDHSFEIIKLYAAKDPRIKLFRQENQGLSKTLNFLLEQSQGIYIARMDADDISLPDRFQQQVNFLDQRPAVVCVGSAFEVIDDRDRYLTWLKLPIDDQAIQATALAGHGSICHPAAMIRRSALVKIGGYDTTLAQAEDIDLWLRLGEIGQLANLPQPLLRYRLHTQSVSGQCREQQRQSSRIACERAWQRRGIEGHFEASDPWRPGPDRASQHHFMLQYGWWAFNSRQRRTAIIYGLKAIQKLPWAIAGWKLLVVALIKPLPPVQQGPDPDASS
- a CDS encoding glycosyltransferase family 2 protein, whose amino-acid sequence is MPLVSILVPMRNAEGFITQALLSLLEDDDRQNRGIDREIIVIDDGSEDQSLARVQALNDPRIQILTSEARNIAITFNVGLAAAQGDILMRCDADDFYPPQRIQRQVAWLVNHPEFGAICGGFSTVDDRGILVSTLATEDPATEITAELRQGQVRTHFCTFAVRTEIVRSLKGCRSFFITGEDIDLQLRLGEVCRVWYQPENWYYYRLHPTSVTHTKSAYERNCYEAIARQLQQQRLARGQDDLQLGKPLPIPPAIPAQGQPSAIAHIQGQLIGQAWRDHQSGQKWTALKAGWRCLRLNPWRWAYWRTLLALLLKPAGRP
- a CDS encoding CHASE2 domain-containing protein, with protein sequence MRSSLLAKLRHRWPWLSGGTDGWGQHLQSLFLTALVVTALVVGLRQVGWLQFFELWGYDTLVRLRPDEGPDDRLLVVGVEEADLQGLRQFPLHDGTIAKLLSILASYRPSAIGLDIYRDLPQGTGSAELGQQFQRHDNIYAVCKLSDVTNPGVPPHPQLPPEQIGFADIPVDPGGILRRGLLIAIPPKPQMRLQTTRLDHVCNDPEAQLVSLAMQLTRHYLGDRGLELSVTPTEQLQFGNTVINRLKPNTGGYRNLEASGYQVLINYRSARQATRQITLSEVLHGQLPPEWVRDRVVLIGYTASSAKDDFYTPFSAGLHESQKMPGVVIHAQLVSSLLSAVLDGRPLIWVWPLWGEWMWIGSWAILGGLVGWRVRHPLGYTLLSILAMGILAGTCLGLLILGGWIPLIPPALSFLGTAGSMVLVDRYGKAVSKQVKKLLKIDIQIDQEKKAKEVETILQSETFQKLQQHKQKFRQRQDNSPPNHAVVPPVPGVTPPANTPETSTTDTASTPSHEPPVPAPDTASGTPHKPTTPDTAAGEDYFSQLAQRGKRLKKSDSNLDT
- a CDS encoding glycoside hydrolase family 10 protein, which codes for MDVPLTLPGRRSLVHWRRTLGRACRRRLLSLLFVLSFCTTFLVTTPTPAITQLPRPEIRGVWITTNDAPVVRDRLRLQAAIQQLKQLNLNTIYPVVWNAGYAMYPSQVVQDRGIQSFTYLGVDGQDTLADLVEQGHQHGMLVIPWFEFGFMTPPSSELATKYAQWLTQKVDGGYTSMSAAGEVMWLNPFRPEVQQFITDLVLEIVTKYDVDGIQFDDHTCLPHEFGYDSYTLALYQRETGNAAPPPNNPAWVKWRADKITAFMVKLHAAVKANKPNVIFSVSPNYYDFAYKFHLQDWLAWIRQGAVDELVMQVYRPDLASFVEQISRPEVQEARQKIPTGIGILTGTRNNPIPLSQIQAQVRAVQERNLGVAFFYYESLLNYAPESVADRHSGLQALFLGSTQ